A window of the Melospiza melodia melodia isolate bMelMel2 chromosome 25, bMelMel2.pri, whole genome shotgun sequence genome harbors these coding sequences:
- the LOC134429048 gene encoding olfactory receptor 6C76-like produces the protein YTGCAAQLFLFVFFISAEFFLLTIMCYDRYVSICKPLHYGTFLLFLLVLYPVVSPTLNPFIYSLRNEELKASMWALMTGCFQKH, from the exons tacactggatgtgctgcacagctctttctttttgtatttttcatttcagcagagtttttcctcctgaccatcatgtgctacgaccgctacgtgtccatctgcaaacccctgcactacgggacc tttttgttgtttt tgttaGTTCTGTACCCGGTGGTGAGTCCAACACTGAACcccttcatctacagcctgaggaacgaGGAGCTCAAGGCTTCCATGTGGGCACTAATGacaggatgctttcagaaacattaa